TATAGCGGTACCGCTCAAAAGAAAGCCAAGCGCCGTGTTGTACTGCATAGGCACAAATGCGGGATATACCTGTATAAGTATAACAGCGCCCGTATACCAGCCAATAAGAACGGTCAGCCCGAGAGTTATTGAAATAACGCCCGAAACAATAGCCACAACCCTCAGCAAGTGCATAAGGTCTTTTCCCTTCATCTTTCCACCCCAAGGTAATTTGCTGTGACTGCCTGAAAGAAACAGGGGAAATGTAACTTCACAGGCATAGCGTTAATACGGTTTAAAAGCAGTTTAACATAAAATTTCCCCCTTTGTATTTAGCTGCATAAAAAGGCAAGGCCTTTTTGCTGACTGAAGACATTACAAAAACTCTGCCGCTTTTTTATAACCCAGATCAGCAGCCTGCCTAAAGTAGGGTCTTGCTTTATCGATACCGAACTTTTCCAGATAGATTAGTCCCAATTTATAATAGGCTCCGGCATTCCCCCTGTTAATCCTGACTGCAGCCAGGAGGTCCCTTTCGGCATTTGCCTTGTCCTTTAATTGTAAATAAGTAATGGCCCTGTTGAAATAAGCCATTTCATATTGCCTGTTAAGTTCAATGGCCCTGCTGTAATCTCTAATTGCCCCCTTTAAGTCTCCCAGGCGGTTGAGGACATTTCCCCGGTTATTATAAACTCTGTCAAAATCAGGATTAAGGCTGATTGACTTGTTATAATTTTTCATGGCCTCGGCAGTATTCCCCAGATTATGGTAGGCCACTCCCCTGTTATAATAGGCCCTGTGGGAATCTTTTTTTAACTCAACGGCTTTATCATAGTCCCTTATCGCTCTTTCATAATTTCCGGAATAGAGATAGGCATTGCCCCTGTTGCTGTAGCAATCTTCTGCCTCAGGGTTCAGATTGATTGCAATGGAAAAATCCCTGATTGCTTTTTCATAAGCGCCCCTATCACTGTATACGGTCCCCCGGTTATTGTAGGCTTCATAAATCTCCGGATAAAGCCGGATTGCCGCTGAAAAATCTTTTATCGCTTTTTCGTATTCACCCAGGTCGGAATAGGCTGTTCCGCGATTGATATAGGCCTTGTAAGACTCAGGATTGATCTTAAGGTCATAACTCCAAAGACTTATTCTATTGCTCCAGACATCATTAAAGCGCACTGTTTTTATCGAGTAAAAAGCCAGAATACAAATAACGGGCAAGAGGCCAAGGGCTGCGGCCTTTTTATTTCCGTTCCTCATGGAAGGGCCAAAAAGTATTTGCCTCATTGTATATGCCATGGCCAGGCACATACCTGCAGAGGGGATATACATATATCTGTCCGCTACGTAATAAGCAAGAGGGATAAAGTTGGCTACGGGAATATAATGAATGATGAACCAGAACAGGGCAAAGGCCGGTAAGCGATTAGTGCGGACAAATAAAAAAGGGAGCGCCATAAAGGTGAGAAAAAATAGCCATGAAATGATGACCTCGAGATCTCCGGGAGAGGAAAAGAGCGCTATGGAATGAGCAGGTGACAAACCAAAGGGTAAAAACAATAGTCTCACATAGTGAATAAAAGACTTTGGCGCCGTAAGAACAATATTTTGGAGTGTGGGATCACCGGTATATCCGTGAAAGGTTCCCCTGTAATGCTGCCGGTCCATAAAAGCAAAGAAATCACCAATTTTGGAAATTTCGTACAAGGCAAGCAAAGACAAAAGGCTTAGGGCTAAAAATAAAACCCTTTTGCTTTTGGTAAGGAATTTTTTTTCATCCGCTAAAAAAAGGTACTCGTAAGCAACCAGGAGCAGAGGCAAAACGATAATAACCTGCTTTGCATGCAAGGCCAGATAGAAGCTGAAAAAAGAAAAAAAGAGCCATAGCCCGTAATACTTATGCCTTCTTTCACAAAAATTCATATAAAAAAGAAAGGAAAGAAGGGCGAAAACCATACATATCGCCTCTTTACGATTGGCAATATTTGCTACGGCCTCTACATGAACGGGATGCACGGCAAATAGCATTGCACCGAGGAAAGAAAGCCCTCTATCCGCCGTTAATCGTAAAAAAAGGATATAGAGAAGCAAAACAGAAGCGGCATGCCAGAGTATGCTGTGCACATGATACCCCCGCGGATCCAGGCCGAAAAGCCGGTAGTCAGCCATGAAAGTCAGCGTCCTTAAAGGCCGGAGTCCTATCGTCCATATATCGGTTAAATGAAAGTAGCGGATACTTTTATTATTTATGATTAATGGATAATCATCATAGGTAAACTCTCCTCCTGTCGTATTAATAAAAAGAAGGGATGAAATGAAGACCAGAACAATGGCAGGCAGGTAATTTTTGATTTTTGCGTGATTTGAGAAGAAAGTCATAAATTGAGAACTTCCTTATTTAGTGTTGCTCAGCTTTAACTGTATATCCCTTAAGAAGCCTTTACATTCAGGAGCCTTGCTGCCGGGGACCTGATTACAGTATCCCTTCCTCTGCAAATGAATAATGGGCGCTTTTCCCGATAATCATATGGTCATGCACTCTTATCTGGAGGGAAGAGAGCGCCTCCTTGAGCATTCTCGTCAACTCCCTGTCGGCACGGGAAGGGGCGGGGTGCCCGCTGGGGTGATTATGAACGAAGATAAGAGAAGAGGCATTATGATGAATGGCCCTTTCCGCCACTTTACGCGGGTAGACAGCCGTCTGGTCTACCGTGCCCCGGCAAAGAGCCTCATCGGCAATAACCTCGTTTTTGGAATTTAAGAATATGGTCCTGAACTCCTCATCTCTAAGGCCCGCCATGGCGGCCTTGCAATAATTGACGAGGGCCTCCGGTGATGAGATAATACAACTCTCACGGCTTTTTTCCCGAAGATATTTGGTGGAACTCTCCTTGACCAGCTTAAGGGCGGCAATCGCATTTTCTCCCAGACCTTTAATTTCTCTCAAAAGTAAAGGATCAGCATCAAGAACGGCCGAAAAAGAGCCAAACTTTTCAAGAAGCGCCTTGGCAAGGGGCTTTACGTCTTTTCGTGTAATGGCAAGACTAAGAACCAGTTCCAGCGCTTCGTAGTCTGCCAGGGCATGAAGACCTGATTTAAGGAATTTCTCTTTAAGCCGCTTCTTATGGCCTATATAATGGGGCGCTTCTTTTGTCAAAACTCAAGTACCTCCCACTCCTTATTCCGGGCCGCCGCCACTTCCCTCTTGACAAGCTTCCCTTTGTAAACATTTATTCCTTCCATAAGAGCCCTGTTTTCCTTTGCCGCTTTCTTAATCCCCTTTTCTGCAATCTCTATGGCAAAGGGAAGTGTGGCATTAGTGAGCGCAAAGGTAGAGGTTCTCGGCACGGCGCCGGGCATATTGGTTACACCGTAGTGAATGACACCATCTTCTTTAAAGACAGGATTGCTGTGTGTTGTCGGTTTCGACGTTTCCACACATCCCCCCTGATCGATGGCTACATCGACAATAACAGCCCCTTTTTTCATTAAAGGGAGCATCTCTTTTTTCACAAGGGCCGGCGCCCTGCCTCCGGGAATAAGTACGGCCCCCACGAGAAGGTCGGCAAGTTTAAGCTCTTCTTCAATATTATGGGTATTCGACATAAGTGTATTTATTTTACCACCGAAAAGATCGTCGAGATGAGCAAGACGGTGGAGATCCGTATCAAGAACAGTAACCGTTGCCCCGAGGGCTGACGCTACTCTGACGGCATTGCTTCCTACATTTCCGCCGCCGATAATGGTAACATGGCCGCGCTCTACACCGGGAACGCCGCCAAGAAGGATACCACGCCCACCTTCTTCCTTCTGGAGAAAATGAGCACCCACCTGGATAGACATCCTCCCCGCCACCTCACTCATGGGCGCAAGGAGAGGCAGGTAGCCATTTTCGAGGCTCACTGTTTCGTAACCGATGCCGATAACGCCCTTTTCCATAAGCACGTCGGTAAGGTCCGGCACAGGTGCAAGGTGCAGGTAAGTGTAGATAATGAGGCCTTCTCTTAAGTAATCATATTCACAGGAAAGAGGTTCCTTGACTTTCATAACCATTTCAGCCCGGCTGTAGACCTCCCGGGCGGAATCGATTATTTTGGCCCCCGCTTTTTCATACTCACCGTCACTGATGCTGCTTCCAAGTCCCGCCCCTTTTTCAATGGCTACCTCATGACCGAGCCCGGTAAGGGTCTTTACTCCCGCAGGCACGATGCCGACCCTGAATTCCTTGTCTTTAATCTCTTTGGGAACGCCGATGATCATTTGATATCCTTGACTTTTCCTTAGACCCCTGCTTAAAACAATTAATAAAATTTACACTTTATATAACACAGACTTTTAAAGGTACAAAGAGAAATTAATTTTTTTATTTTATAGTCTTCTTTATTAGAGCATGCAGAAATCACTTATGCTGCACTCCTTGCATTTAACGGAATCTCTCTTGTGTGGACAAAGATCGAGAATACCCAGCCTGCAAAGGGCAAAATCGTATTTGAGAGGGTCATGGGGATCGAGCCTTTTCAAATTTTCCGTCACTTCCAGGGCCATCTTCCAACCCGGACTTTTACGGGAAGCAAGTCCCAGGTTTTGCGACAGTCTTGCAATGTGGGTATCGAGGGGAACCACAAGCTTTGAGGGGGGAACAAAATTCCATATTCCCAGATCGAGACCGTCATCTTTTCTTACCATCCATCGAAGATACAGATTAAGCCGCTTGCAGGCGCTCCCTCCTTCAGGTGATGGGAAAAAATACCTCACCCCGGCATTGGGGGGCAATTCCCCTCCGCCGTAAAAGGGTGAAGAATCAAGAGATAGCACAGACGCCGAAAAACGGTTTAGAGCGCCTTCTATATTTTCATCCTCATCAGGGAGAAGTCCGGAAAAGAAACGTCCTATGGAACCGTATCGATGGAGGATCTGTTTTAGATACCAGACAAGACAGGCAATATCTTCTCCCCTGTTGAAACGGTGAACAAAACCGTCAAAGTCAGGCCCCTCTCTTTCAGGATTAAAATTTGTTACGTAACGGGCAGGGCTCTTTCCCATGAGGCCCAGAACCTTTTCCAGGCTTGCAAATATCCTCTCTACTCTGCCATAGGCAAGGGAGGAAGCAATTATTCCCGCTATTTCCTGATCAAGAGGGTCATCATAGCGACGGGGAAATTTGAGCGGGTCTGAATAGATATAAGTTGCGTCGTATTGCTCGCACAAGCTGTCCAGCTTTTTCTTCAAAGCGTTAATCTTAAACATCATATTGGCGGGAACCTAAAAGTAGTTAAAACTTTAAAAAAAGCAATCCATAGATTATACTCATTCTATTCCATGGAAAAGAAGTCAAAAAAGGTTGATGAACTGCTGGCGCTTGCCAAGGGCAAAAAGAGGGCCCTCATTATGCCCCATAACTATGCCGACCCCGATGCCATTGCAACAGCCCTGGCCATTAAAAATCTGCTTCAGAAAAAGCTCGGCCTGCCCGGAACTATCTCTTTTAACGGCGTCGTGGGCAGAGAAGAAAACAGGGTGCTCTGCAAGGCCCTCTCTATTGAGATCGTGCCCACTTCCCAAATTCATTTTGATGACTTCGACTTTATTATTCTTGTCGATTGCCAACCAGGCCCCGGAAACAGTGCTCTCCCCGATTCCCTCGTTGCCCATGCCATCATTGATCATCATCCGGCAGACAGTAACCTTAAGGGGGTTACTTTTTTAGATATACGAAATGACGTAGGCGCTTCATCAACAATCGCTACGGAATACCTTGTTGAAAGCAAAGCAGAGATTTCACCAGGCCTTGCCGCAGCGCTTGTTTACGGGATAAAAACAGATTCACTTAATATTGCCATCAAGACAAAGGAAAGCGATATCAGGGCCTATCTCCATCTCTTCCCATTAGCTGATCTTTCCATACTTAACAGCATTGAAAATGCCTCTCTCCCCAAAGAATACTTCAAAACCCTTAACGACGCTATCGAGGATGCCTGTATCTATGACAATGTGGTTGTAACAGACCTTAAAGATGTGGCCAACCCCGGCGCCATCGGTGAATTTGCTGATCTTTTTTTGAGGCTTGCAGATGCCGAAACATCACTTTGCTTCGGTGTCTACGATGAAACCTTAATGATTTCCATCAGAACAGTCAATCTCGAACTTAATGCGGGAAAAATAATCAGGTATGCCGTCGGGGAAAGAGGGACGGCAGGAGGACACGCCTATATGGCGGGAGGACAGATACCGCTTGTTAAAGAGACCCGGGAAGAGAAGATAGAGCATATCAATGCCGTAAGAAACAAGGTATTTAACAAACTTTCCATTAAAGGAAAAAGAAAAAAGAGAATCGCATGATCTATCTTAAACAGATCAAATCGGGCTACCTCGACAACTTCACCTATATCATAGCCAATCCTCTGGAAGGAATCGGAACGGTCATCGACCCCGGCTGGCCGGGCCATGAGGTGGACAGTTTAATCAGTAAAGCAGCGGCTGATGATGTGGCCATAAAATATATCATTGCCACCCACTGCCATTCAGACCATATTGGGGGAACAGGTGACCTTATTGAAAAAACAGGGGCTGAACTCCTTGTCCACGAAGACGAGGCTCCCTGCATGGAGAGACTCTCCTTTCGGCCCGATATTATTGTAAAAAACGGTGACCTTTTAAGCCTGGGCGGTCTGTCCGTCAGATTTATCCATACACCGGGCCATTCCCCGGGGAGCATGCTTGTCTTCACAGATGGAAAAGTCTTTACCGGCGATACGCTCTTTGTCGGCGGATGCGGACGGGCCGACTTGCCGGGAAGCAATCCCGAAGATCTTTACAAAAGCCTCTTCGAAAAACTTTTATTACTTCCCGATTCGACGGAAATCTACCCCGGCCATGATTACGGATCAAGCCCTTCATCTACGATAGCGAGAGAAAAGAAGGAAAACCCCTATCTCAGGTGTGAATCCAGGGAAGCCTTCATAAAGTTGAGAATGGGCCGTTAATGATCTTTTCCCGGCCCATATTGACAAGAAGGGGTCATTTTGGTATTTTGCAACAAATAAGAGAGGAATTATGACATTAGAAGAAATGAATAAGGAAAATTCAGATAGGGAACCGAAAGAGGAGACCTTCTGGAGCAGGCATGGCGCCAACATCGGCCTGGTAGTTCTTATCATCTATGTTATCCTTCTTGCCATCGGTACGGCGGCGGAAATTTTCGAGATCGATTCCATACTTAACTGGTGGATATTCAGGCCGCCCGGCCGCCACTAAGATGTTTTAACAATGAACATTCCCCAACTTTTTTTCAGCAAGGCTGCCGAGCTGGAAGACAAAAAAGCGCTCATCTGGAAAGAGCCGGCCAGCGGCCGCTGGCTCTCTCTCTCGTGGAACAGCTTCGCCCGTCAGGTAAGCAGCCTGACGGCCCATCTGCTTTCCCAAGCTTTTGAAAAAGGTGAAAGAGTGGCCCTGCTGTCGGAAAACCGCCCCCAGTGGGCCATTGCCGACCTGGCCATCCTGGCTGCCGGAGGAATTAATGTTCCCCTTTACTTTACGAGCACCTCGAACCAGATCGAGCATATTATTAGAGACTCCGGCGCCCGGAGAATGATCGTTTCAACCTGCGACCAGCTTGAAAAGGTCCTTAATTCCAAATGCATGGATGACATCCATGAGATCATCCTCTTCGATAAAACAAATAGAGCGCTTCCGGGGAAGGTAAAATTCCTGACGGACATTCTTGATTCCCATAGCGCAGAAGACCACGACCTCATTAAAGAGAGAATAAATGAAACAGGCGCCCACCATACAGCCAGTATTCTCTATACTTCGGGCACCACCGGCCCCCCCAAGGGGGTTGTATTGTCGCATAATAACTTCATCTCCAATGCCAATGCTTCGGCAGAGGTAATCAATGTTACCGGTAATGACCTTCTTCTTTCCTTCCTTCCTTTGAGCCACGCCTTTGAAAGAACAGCAGGTTACTATGTGCCCCTTTTCATGGGTGCTTCCATCGCTTACGCTGAAAGTGTTGACAAAATTGCCGCCAATATGCTTGAAATTAAACCTACCATCATGCTCGGCGTACCCCGATTTTATGAAAAAACCTACGCCGCTGTCAGGGAAAAAATTGACAGCCTTTCCCCCTTTAAAAAACAGATTTTTCAGTGGAGCCTGGCCGTTGGTCAGGCCTGTTCGGAGCGAGAACTTAACAAAGAGCAACTTTCTCCCTTTCTTAAATTAAAACGCTCCATTGCCGGCAAGCTTGTCTTTAAACCTTTGAAAGAGGGCCTCGGGGGAAGGATAAGGTTCTTTGTTTCAGGCGGCGCCCCTTTGTCGAAAGATATCACTGCCTTTTTCGAAGCGGCAGGCATCGTTATTCTTGAAGGTTATGGACTGACTGAAACCTCGCCGGTTATTACCTGTAACAGGCTTGAATGGAGAAAAAGAGGCTCTGTGGGCCGGGCTCTCCCCGGTCTGGAAGTGAAAATAAAAACCGACGGTGAAGTCATAACCCGCGGACCACATGTTATGCAGGGCTATTTCAACAAACCCGAAAAAACAAGGGAAGTGATCAGGGAGGGCTGGTTTTATACGGGAGATATCGGTGAAATTGATGAAGACGGTTTTCTTACCATAACAGACAGGAAAAAAGATATTATCGTTACATCGGGCGGGAAAAACGTGGCCCCCCAAACCATCGAAACGGCCCTTGTATCAAATCCCTTAATCAGTCAGGTCATGGTGTACGGAGACAGGAAAAAATATATTACGGCCCTCATCGTACCTGATTTCGCCAAGCTTGAAGAACTGGCAAAGCGGGAAAAAATCAGCCATGAATCTTTGGAAGCGCTTTGCGGCAATGAAAAAATTATCCATATTTACCTTCAAATAACACAAAAGGTCCTTAAAAACTTTGCCCCCTTTGAACAGGTAAAAAAAGTACTCCTTGCCGGTGAAGAATTTTCCATGGCAAAAGGCGAAATAACACCGACACTGAAGGTAAAAAGAAAGGCACTCATCGAAAAATATGGAAAACATCTTGACGTGCTTTACGACGAATAAAAAGAGAAGGAGAGAGTCACGTGCTTAAAACAGTCAAAGTATTGGTGGTTTTAGCGCTATTATCGGCGCTTGGAGGAGGATTTTACATCTACAATTATGGAAAGAATCCTCCGGGAAAAATTAAAGAGGGAGTAGTCATGGAAATTGAGCCGGGATCATCTTTTACTTCCATTTCAAAAAAACTGGAAAAGAAGGGCATCCTTGAAAATGAAAGAATGTTTTATCTCTATGCAAAGATAAGAGGGCTTCAGTCCAAAGCAAAAGCGGGAGAGTACTTGATAGAGCCTGCCATGTCAACGGATGAAATACTGGACAGGCTTGTCAGGGGGAGCGTCATCACTCACAGGATTACTATTCCCGAGGGCTACAATATTTACCAGGTTGCCGACATGCTTGAGGAAAAAAAGATCACAAAGAAGAAGGATTTTATAAAAAAAGCAAAAGATAAAAACTTCATGGCCAGCCTCAATGTGAAAGGCGTAAGTCTCGAAGGCTATCTTTACCCCGAAACTTACTTCTTTTTCAAGGGGATGAAGACGGAAGAGATTATGAGGCAAATGGTTAATCGTTTTCATACCGTTTTTACTGATGACCTTAAAAAGAAGAGCAAGGCCATGGGCTTTACCATGGAAGAAGTGGTTACCCTGGCATCGATCATTGAGAAAGAAACGGGAAACCCCGATGAAAGGCCACTCATTTCGGCAGCCTTTCATAACAGGCTGAAAAAAAAGATGAGGCTTCAGAGCGACCCTACGACCATTTATGGAATCATAGAAACCTTTGACGGCAATTTAAGGAGGAAAGATCTCTTGCAAAAAACGCCTTACAATACATATAAAATAAGTGGCCTGCCCCTTGGTCCCATCGCCAACCCCGGTATAGAATCAATAAAAGCCGCCCTTAATCCTGCCGATGTAGACTACATCTTTTTTGTCTCCATGAATAACGGCAGCCACATCTTCGCCAAAACCTACAAGGAACATAACAAAAATGTCTGGAAGTATCAGAAAAGTGGGAGGAACAGATAAAAAAACGCGGGAGAGAAAATTTTTC
The window above is part of the Deltaproteobacteria bacterium genome. Proteins encoded here:
- a CDS encoding tetratricopeptide repeat protein, with translation MTFFSNHAKIKNYLPAIVLVFISSLLFINTTGGEFTYDDYPLIINNKSIRYFHLTDIWTIGLRPLRTLTFMADYRLFGLDPRGYHVHSILWHAASVLLLYILFLRLTADRGLSFLGAMLFAVHPVHVEAVANIANRKEAICMVFALLSFLFYMNFCERRHKYYGLWLFFSFFSFYLALHAKQVIIVLPLLLVAYEYLFLADEKKFLTKSKRVLFLALSLLSLLALYEISKIGDFFAFMDRQHYRGTFHGYTGDPTLQNIVLTAPKSFIHYVRLLFLPFGLSPAHSIALFSSPGDLEVIISWLFFLTFMALPFLFVRTNRLPAFALFWFIIHYIPVANFIPLAYYVADRYMYIPSAGMCLAMAYTMRQILFGPSMRNGNKKAAALGLLPVICILAFYSIKTVRFNDVWSNRISLWSYDLKINPESYKAYINRGTAYSDLGEYEKAIKDFSAAIRLYPEIYEAYNNRGTVYSDRGAYEKAIRDFSIAINLNPEAEDCYSNRGNAYLYSGNYERAIRDYDKAVELKKDSHRAYYNRGVAYHNLGNTAEAMKNYNKSISLNPDFDRVYNNRGNVLNRLGDLKGAIRDYSRAIELNRQYEMAYFNRAITYLQLKDKANAERDLLAAVRINRGNAGAYYKLGLIYLEKFGIDKARPYFRQAADLGYKKAAEFL
- the radC gene encoding DNA repair protein RadC, which encodes MTKEAPHYIGHKKRLKEKFLKSGLHALADYEALELVLSLAITRKDVKPLAKALLEKFGSFSAVLDADPLLLREIKGLGENAIAALKLVKESSTKYLREKSRESCIISSPEALVNYCKAAMAGLRDEEFRTIFLNSKNEVIADEALCRGTVDQTAVYPRKVAERAIHHNASSLIFVHNHPSGHPAPSRADRELTRMLKEALSSLQIRVHDHMIIGKSAHYSFAEEGIL
- the ald gene encoding alanine dehydrogenase, with the translated sequence MIIGVPKEIKDKEFRVGIVPAGVKTLTGLGHEVAIEKGAGLGSSISDGEYEKAGAKIIDSAREVYSRAEMVMKVKEPLSCEYDYLREGLIIYTYLHLAPVPDLTDVLMEKGVIGIGYETVSLENGYLPLLAPMSEVAGRMSIQVGAHFLQKEEGGRGILLGGVPGVERGHVTIIGGGNVGSNAVRVASALGATVTVLDTDLHRLAHLDDLFGGKINTLMSNTHNIEEELKLADLLVGAVLIPGGRAPALVKKEMLPLMKKGAVIVDVAIDQGGCVETSKPTTHSNPVFKEDGVIHYGVTNMPGAVPRTSTFALTNATLPFAIEIAEKGIKKAAKENRALMEGINVYKGKLVKREVAAARNKEWEVLEF
- a CDS encoding TIGR02757 family protein, which gives rise to MMFKINALKKKLDSLCEQYDATYIYSDPLKFPRRYDDPLDQEIAGIIASSLAYGRVERIFASLEKVLGLMGKSPARYVTNFNPEREGPDFDGFVHRFNRGEDIACLVWYLKQILHRYGSIGRFFSGLLPDEDENIEGALNRFSASVLSLDSSPFYGGGELPPNAGVRYFFPSPEGGSACKRLNLYLRWMVRKDDGLDLGIWNFVPPSKLVVPLDTHIARLSQNLGLASRKSPGWKMALEVTENLKRLDPHDPLKYDFALCRLGILDLCPHKRDSVKCKECSISDFCML
- a CDS encoding DHHA1 domain-containing protein, whose amino-acid sequence is MEKKSKKVDELLALAKGKKRALIMPHNYADPDAIATALAIKNLLQKKLGLPGTISFNGVVGREENRVLCKALSIEIVPTSQIHFDDFDFIILVDCQPGPGNSALPDSLVAHAIIDHHPADSNLKGVTFLDIRNDVGASSTIATEYLVESKAEISPGLAAALVYGIKTDSLNIAIKTKESDIRAYLHLFPLADLSILNSIENASLPKEYFKTLNDAIEDACIYDNVVVTDLKDVANPGAIGEFADLFLRLADAETSLCFGVYDETLMISIRTVNLELNAGKIIRYAVGERGTAGGHAYMAGGQIPLVKETREEKIEHINAVRNKVFNKLSIKGKRKKRIA
- a CDS encoding MBL fold metallo-hydrolase, encoding MIYLKQIKSGYLDNFTYIIANPLEGIGTVIDPGWPGHEVDSLISKAAADDVAIKYIIATHCHSDHIGGTGDLIEKTGAELLVHEDEAPCMERLSFRPDIIVKNGDLLSLGGLSVRFIHTPGHSPGSMLVFTDGKVFTGDTLFVGGCGRADLPGSNPEDLYKSLFEKLLLLPDSTEIYPGHDYGSSPSSTIAREKKENPYLRCESREAFIKLRMGR
- a CDS encoding long-chain fatty acid--CoA ligase; translation: MNIPQLFFSKAAELEDKKALIWKEPASGRWLSLSWNSFARQVSSLTAHLLSQAFEKGERVALLSENRPQWAIADLAILAAGGINVPLYFTSTSNQIEHIIRDSGARRMIVSTCDQLEKVLNSKCMDDIHEIILFDKTNRALPGKVKFLTDILDSHSAEDHDLIKERINETGAHHTASILYTSGTTGPPKGVVLSHNNFISNANASAEVINVTGNDLLLSFLPLSHAFERTAGYYVPLFMGASIAYAESVDKIAANMLEIKPTIMLGVPRFYEKTYAAVREKIDSLSPFKKQIFQWSLAVGQACSERELNKEQLSPFLKLKRSIAGKLVFKPLKEGLGGRIRFFVSGGAPLSKDITAFFEAAGIVILEGYGLTETSPVITCNRLEWRKRGSVGRALPGLEVKIKTDGEVITRGPHVMQGYFNKPEKTREVIREGWFYTGDIGEIDEDGFLTITDRKKDIIVTSGGKNVAPQTIETALVSNPLISQVMVYGDRKKYITALIVPDFAKLEELAKREKISHESLEALCGNEKIIHIYLQITQKVLKNFAPFEQVKKVLLAGEEFSMAKGEITPTLKVKRKALIEKYGKHLDVLYDE
- the mltG gene encoding endolytic transglycosylase MltG codes for the protein MLKTVKVLVVLALLSALGGGFYIYNYGKNPPGKIKEGVVMEIEPGSSFTSISKKLEKKGILENERMFYLYAKIRGLQSKAKAGEYLIEPAMSTDEILDRLVRGSVITHRITIPEGYNIYQVADMLEEKKITKKKDFIKKAKDKNFMASLNVKGVSLEGYLYPETYFFFKGMKTEEIMRQMVNRFHTVFTDDLKKKSKAMGFTMEEVVTLASIIEKETGNPDERPLISAAFHNRLKKKMRLQSDPTTIYGIIETFDGNLRRKDLLQKTPYNTYKISGLPLGPIANPGIESIKAALNPADVDYIFFVSMNNGSHIFAKTYKEHNKNVWKYQKSGRNR